A single Phragmites australis chromosome 4, lpPhrAust1.1, whole genome shotgun sequence DNA region contains:
- the LOC133914279 gene encoding zinc finger protein ZAT4-like — protein MDGVVVLGRSSTRRHSCKVCRKGFPCGRSLGGHMRSHSLAEVAVADEEDDGDADADDDEEDEHERGARASFLGSGGGGYGLRENPKKTRRLSGLDGGDEVDGGSECHDDRGELFSSCHPVLGHVRRHAPEERAYADGENVGVEVAAKREDEEGDMVMIPSEAAVLMPAPRRRRRTMRVPAPALPSAAARDAFDKEPEDAALCLIMLSRDTTVRCVSTAKDAEHSAEKDRKGRDGAARFGYYHDAHSDDASALFRYADVDITKSKKRKTGPSFAGEEKRGRYECPGCGRAFQSYQALGGHRASHKRINSSCCIAKVATDQPEPSVETNNSFSTASAPASPDVDADRAVVAVKSKKVTKFECPICFKVFGSGQALGGHKRSHSIAGELYERTNANGDAGIVEPEQSLIAARFLDLNLPAPAAED, from the coding sequence ATGGACGGTGTGGTTGTGCTTGGCCGCAGTTCGACCCGGCGCCACAGCTGCAAGGTGTGCCGGAAGGGCTTCCCCTGCGGCCGGTCGCTCGGCGGACACATGCGTTCACACTCCCTGGCGGAGGTTGCGGTGgcggatgaagaagatgacggCGACGCCGACGCtgatgacgacgaggaggatgagcacGAACGCGGCGCGCGGGCATCCTTCTTGGGGTCGGGCGGCGGAGGTTATGGCCTGAGGGAAAACCCCAAGAAGACGCGCCGGCTCTCGGGGCTCGACGGTGGCGACGAGGTGGACGGTGGCAGCGAGTGCCATGATGACCGCGGCGAGCTGTTTTCGTCGTGTCACCCAGTGCTGGGACACGTGCGACGCCATGCACCGGAAGAGAGGGCCTACGCCGATGGCGAGAACGTCGGCGTGGAGGTGGCAGCGAAGCGGGAGGACGAGGAGGGGGACATGGTGATGATCCCGAGTGAGGCGGCAGTCCTGATGCCGGCGCCGAGGCGTAGGCGCCGCACGATGCGCGTGCCGGCCCCCGCGCTGCCGTCTGCTGCTGCGCGCGACGCGTTCGACAAGGAGCCAGAGGACGCCGCGCTCTGCCTCATCATGCTGTCGCGCGACACCACCGTCCGGTGCGTCTCGACGGCTAAAGATGCCGAGCACTCGGCAGAGAAGGACAGGAAGGGGCGAGACGGCGCTGCAAGATTTGGCTACTACCACGACGCGCACTCAGACGACGCCTCTGCCCTCTTCCGGTACGCGGACGTCGATATCACTAAGAGCAAGAAGAGGAAGACTGGCCCCAGCTTCGCCGGCGAGGAGAAGCGGGGCCGATACGAGTGCCCCGGGTGCGGCAGGGCCTTCCAGTCCTACCAAGCGCTCGGCGGCCACCGCGCCAGCCACAAGCGCATCAACAGCAGCTGCTGCATAGCCAAGGTCGCGACAGATCAGCCGGAGCCGAGCGTCGAGACCAACAACTCCTTCAGCACGGCGTCGGCACCGGCGTCGCCGGACGTCGACGCAGACAGAGCGGTGGTTGCGGTGAAGTCAAAGAAGGTGACCAAGTTTGAGTGTCCCATCTGTTTCAAGGTGTTCGGCTCGGGGCAGGCGCTCGGTGGGCACAAGCGGTCGCATTCCATCGCCGGTGAGCTCTACGAGCGCACCAACGCCAACGGCGATGCCGGCATTGTTGAGCCGGAGCAGTCTCTGATTGCCGCCCGGTTTCTTGATCTCAACCTGCCAGCTCCAGCAGCTGAGGATTGA